The window CCGTATCGTCGTGCCCACGAGCGTGACAGTGGACATCACGGGTGACTACGACAACGTCAGCGGGGCGATCAGCGTCACCGCCACCTCCACCACCGACGCGGCGCTGCCCGGTGGCACCGTGCAGTACCGCCTCTTCGTGGCCCTGGTAGAGGACAACTGCGTTTACGTGGGATCGAACGGCGTGATCGTCCACCGCCACGTGCTGCGCGACTTCGCGCCCAGCGCCTACGGCACCGTGGTCACCTTCGCCGGCGACCTGCCGCAGTCGGCCTCCGTGGACGCCAGCTTCACCATGGATTCGAGCTTCGAGGAGTCCGAGTGCATGATCGTCGCCTGGCTGCAGGAAGCGATCAGCAAGGAGGTCTACAACGCGTCCTGGGTGCACGTCACCGATATGGGCGACCTGACCGCCGTGGACAGCGCGCTGCCCGAGGCCATGCTCCTGGGCCAGTGCTACCCGAACCCCTTCAACCCCAGCACGACGATCCCGCTCAACGTGAAGCGGGCCGGCGCGGCGCGCCTGGACATCGTGGGCGCGGACGGCCGACTGGTGCGCACGCTGCTCCAGGGCGACCTGCCCGCGGGCACGCGGAACGTCACCTGGGACGGCACCGACGCCGAGGGCATCGGCGTGGCCTCGGGCGTCTACCTCGCCCGGCTCCACAGCGCCGACGGCGTGCAGAGCAAGCGGGTGGTCCTCCTCAAGTAGGACACTCGCCAGCGGAGCAGAAGCAGACGGGGGAGCCGCAAGGCTCCCCCTTTTCGTCGCCGGCCGCAAGGACTGCGTGACGGCGGCGCGGGGCCCTGCTACCCTGCCCGCGGAGGTAGCCGTGGCCAGCATCAAGCTCTCCCCGTTCAGCATGTGGCTCCTGGCGCTGGTGTTCACCGCGATGGGGCTGGTGGTCCAGCGGAGAACCGGCGAGAGGATGCCGCTCGAGCTGGACACCCCGTGGCAGGGGCGGAACGTCAGCACCGTGCTCGCCCGGAACCACGTCGGGCCGGGCGGCCAGCGCCTGGTCGTCGAGGGCGTGGATCCGGACTGGACCGGCACCGTGATCTGGCGCCGCTACGGCGGGGGTGGCGAGTACCGCCGGGAGAGTCTGCGCAACCTGGGGAGCATGCTGTCGGGCGAGCTGTCGCCGCAGCCCCGGG of the Candidatus Latescibacterota bacterium genome contains:
- a CDS encoding Omp28-related outer membrane protein encodes the protein MSWPGYDPFYNYNIADNNARRGFYAVNAVPDIFVDGVYETNFPPFAQYYDSRIVVPTSVTVDITGDYDNVSGAISVTATSTTDAALPGGTVQYRLFVALVEDNCVYVGSNGVIVHRHVLRDFAPSAYGTVVTFAGDLPQSASVDASFTMDSSFEESECMIVAWLQEAISKEVYNASWVHVTDMGDLTAVDSALPEAMLLGQCYPNPFNPSTTIPLNVKRAGAARLDIVGADGRLVRTLLQGDLPAGTRNVTWDGTDAEGIGVASGVYLARLHSADGVQSKRVVLLK